The proteins below are encoded in one region of candidate division WOR-3 bacterium:
- a CDS encoding four helix bundle protein, giving the protein MPSRTGTPTRYRWRHLKEWTCLVTDEVKSQQSRAKSQDCGQPIDLRERLLDFAAACLKLGGRLARTTPGRYVAGQLMRSSASAGANYMEARGAESRADFIHKLQVALKEAKESQYWLALVARANLLPVGAADVLSGEVDALVRILAKSVVTAKGRR; this is encoded by the coding sequence GTGCCGTCGAGGACGGGTACACCTACCCGATATCGTTGGCGGCACTTGAAAGAGTGGACCTGTCTCGTGACTGACGAAGTCAAAAGCCAACAGTCAAGAGCCAAAAGCCAAGACTGCGGACAACCGATTGACCTGCGTGAGAGGCTTCTTGACTTCGCTGCTGCCTGCCTCAAGCTTGGTGGCCGGCTGGCAAGGACAACTCCCGGACGGTACGTTGCCGGACAGCTGATGCGTTCGAGCGCCTCCGCCGGGGCCAACTACATGGAAGCCCGTGGGGCTGAGAGCCGCGCTGACTTCATCCACAAACTGCAAGTGGCGCTCAAGGAAGCCAAAGAGTCGCAGTACTGGCTGGCGCTGGTTGCCCGGGCGAACCTGCTGCCAGTTGGGGCGGCCGATGTGCTCTCCGGCGAGGTTGACGCTCTAGTCCGAATCCTTGCCAAGTCGGTCGTTACCGCCAAAGGGCGCAGATGA